The Hyphomicrobium sp. 99 genome contains the following window.
CTGGCTGTAGAGAAATCCAAATAGGGGAAGCAAACCGAACGCTTGAGCTTATAGGCGCGCTTACCACTCAGGATAATGATCGAGATATGCGTGTCATGTCGTTCGGTAACGTCCGATAGGCTCGAGAGGAAAGCAATTGCTTCGCTTTGATCTTGCCTAATCATCATCGGCATCCGCGCTCCGGCAGATCTTGAGGTGGAAGATTATCATTCCTTTCAGGCGGCTGGCCAGACGGCTGGCGATCTCGTTGTTTGGGAGCTTCGTCAGCGACTTCGGCGAGCACCAAGCGGTCGTATGCAGCGCTTTGCCTTCACTAGGACTCGCAAATCTCGTCTCGTGTGCTTGGCGTGGGCGGCTTCCTCGCTGGCTTTAGGAATGTTCAAACGCGGGAGATAAAGTATATTTCGCGGGAGCACGTTCCGGCTCCAGCGCTCAACAGGGCTTGACTTGCCTCAAGGCCATCGTTTGCGAACAGCACTTATTTTATTTTAATTTTGAGGATGACGGCTATGCGAGCGTCGTTGCTATTTGTTCCACTTGTTTTTCTTCCCTTGGTCAGTGCCGGTGCTGAGGAAGTAGACGCCAATCGCCTCGAGCTTGGCGAAATGCCATACATGACTTATTGCGCCTTATGTCACGGCATGGGCACAGATACGGGCATGTTTGCCGAAGCGCTGAAAAGGCCAGCTCCGGATCTTACGCTAATAGCCAAGAGAAATGGCGGGATGTTTCCTGAGGGGCGCGTCAAGGCCATTATTCGTGACGGCGGGGTAAGCGGACATGGCACAATGCGTCTGCTGGCGTGGGAACGTTATTTCCGGAAGGACACCCCGCCGGAACACGCTGATCAGGTGATCGACGATATCACGTCCTATCTCGAGAAGCATCAAGCGCCCTGATCAGGGAAGATACTCGCGAACCATCGGAGTTCTGCCGTTGTGTAGAGCAGTCGTCGCTCTCTACCGATTTTCGGCTTCGCAAGGCAAGGCTCGGTCGAAAGTCGCTGCGCAGCATGGCCTGCGAACGTAAATTGGCGAGTTAAAATTTCTGCTTGAGGATTGACTCAACGCAAAGCGCTTTGTGACTTGCTGTTCCACGCAACTATTTTGTGGTGAGTTGAGTGGAAGGATACTTCAATGAGCGATATCCAGCTTCGCCAGTTCGTCATCGACGAGCTTGAATTCGAACCCAGCATCGACGCAACAAATATCGGGGTCGCTGCTGATGACGGCATCGTAACCTTGACCGGCCACGTTCGAAGCTATGCCGAGAAGATTGCCGCACTACAGGCTGTACGCCGAGTCAAAGGCGTGCGCGCCGTGGCACAGGAAATCGAGGTTCGCTATCCCGGCGAGCACAAGACGGCGGACGAGGAAATTGCGAAGCGCGTCCTCAATGTTTTGAAATGGCACGCAATGATCCCGCACGAAGACGTTAAGGTGACCGTCGAAAAAGGATGGGTAAACCTCAGCGGCACCGTAGACTGGCACTATCAGAAGAAAGCCGTGGAAGACGCCATCAAGAAATTACTGGGTGTCATCGGCGTTACCAATTCCATATCCGTCAAGGCGTCGGTTCAGACGGCAGATATCAAGAAGAAGATCGAGGCCGCATTGGCTAGAAGCGCGCAGGTTGAGGCCAACGCCATTCGCATCAACGTCTCAAACGACAATCGAGTGAGCCTCGAAGGGGTTGTCGACAGTTGGGAAGATCACGACGTGGTCGAGAATGCAGCGTGGTCAGTCCCCGGAGTCCAGTGGGTCGATGACCGTTTGACTGTCTCGTCGTGAGTTTAGTCGCAGTAGTCTTAGTATGTCAGGAGGAGGCCATGAAGGTCAGAGATGTAATGCATAAAGGCGCCGAGTGGGTAAGTCCACAAACCCCCCTTAGCCAAGTAGCGCAGCTGATGAAGGATCTCGATATTGGTGCACTGCCAGTTGGAGAGAACGACCGGCTCGTCGGCATGGTGACTGACCGCGATATTACCTGCAGAGCGATTGCCGGCTCCCAAGACGTTTCGAAGATGACCGCCCAGAACGTGATGTCCAAGGGAATTGTCTACTGCACCGCCGAGGAAGAACTCGAAGACGCGCTGCGGCTCATGGAAACAAAGAAAATTCGCCGTCTACCCGTCATCGACGGCAAAAAGCGCATGGTCGGTATGCTCAGCATTGGGGATGTTTCTCACGCGGCGCCTCGTAGTGTCTCGGGAGAAGTCATAACGGCCGTATCTGCGCATCACGCGTGATTAGAACTCTTCAGACGCGCGCGGGCGAGTGCGAACCGCGCGCACAAGTTTATATCAAAGTCTGTTGATCTCGAACTCTTCACACGAGTAACCCAGTAGCGAAAGACCTTCTTCGAGGAAATCGCCTAGCGTGGGAATGCCGAGAAGATAACGCGCCGTGTATCGATTGTGAGCGCTCGCCGCTTCCTTGCGTACCTCTAGCCAGTCAGCTGCGGTGTAGTCGCCGCGCCCGAGCCAAGCGAGAGCCACAAGATCGATCTGCTCATCTTCCGTCATGGCGTTGATGAACGACGTCAATTCCTGCAAGGAAGGATCATCGTTGTGGTCTTCGAGAACCTCCGCCATCCGATCATCGGAGGCATTGGAGCCGGGATCGGGTTCCGTCACGACATCCTTGGCGTCGAACTCGTGAGCCTTGATAATTACGAAGCAGACTTTCTCGGGAGAAATCTGCAGCTCCACGGGCTCATTCTCAGAGATTATCCTGGTCATATTGAACTAAATCCGCGTTCCTAGGAATCCGCACTTCTCTGCGCACGTTTGCGGAAGGTTTGCGCTGTGTCGGGCCAGAGTGCCTTCAATTCGGCCGGTAGCTGCGAAATTACATCGGCGATTTCACCTGGATCGCAATGGTGTGCGAGGAGCGCAAATACATCGCGAATCGCGCGCTCCGCCGGGACAGCATTCGGGAAGTCCCTCCCAGATATTTCTTCGACAAATTCTTGTCTCGTGGTCACTTTGCTTGGCCCTTTTCGGGGCTGCCAGCCTTCATAGTAGATGCCGCGCACGATTATCGGAAGCTGAGCACCTAGATCGACGGCCTCTTCAAGCGTCAGGCGATCCCTGAGATGGTGGAGAACACCGCGCAAAACGCCAAGGGCTTCCTGACCATCTGCGAGATCACCTTTTTCGCTCAGCTCATTGAGCCATTCCTGAATTTTCTGGATGGCATGCGCGAGGGAGGGAGGCATTGTCATGATCATTCTTCCGGATCTGAGGCGGCCTGAAGGCTCAAAGCCTGAACGTGATAGGCGGGCTAGCAAGCCAAATTTCCAAATACGACGCGAAGAGATGGATTTGATTAGAGTTCGTCGTGTTCTGCTAGGTGCTTTGGCATGGCTGCGCCACTCCGCAATCACTCTTGTGTGACCCATAGCATATTTTCAGGCGCGGAGCGCCGTTAATATCTCGACGTGCCGATCAGCGCTTTGCGAGTTGGGCCGGAATGAAACGCTCGCGTACCGCTTGCGCAAGCAGAGCTGGAGGTAACGGCCCCTCTTCCAGCAAGAAATTGTTGAACGCCAGTCTGTCAAAAACATTTCCGAGCGTGAGTTCGGTTTCCATCCGTAACTCCATGATGCACGCATAACCATAGAAGTAACTGGTCGCCTGTCCAGGCATGTTGAAGGTGTAGCGATCGAGTTCCTGTCGGACCATTGCTTTCGACAACACGGCGTCGCGGGTTAGAAGATCGCTTGCCTGCTCGCGTTCGATCAATCCGAGATTCAGCATCGGATCAAGCATCGCACGCGCTGCTCGGAAGAGGCGGAATTGCAGTGCAATTAATTGGCCATCGAGGGGTTCGTACGGCATCATCTCCGCCTCGGCGTAGAGCGCCCACCCCTCCGAATTGACTGAATTGGCGGCAAAAAGAGCGCGTGCAAGCGAGACGCCACGTTCAAGCATCGCAGTGAACTGCAGTTCATGTCCGGGGCGGCCTTCATGGGCAGCCAGAGTCCAGGCGGCCGACGGATAATTGAAATCATCGAAGGCACCATCTGCGCCGAGTGCCGGATTGTTGACGGAAAGAACAAATGTTCCTTGCTGTCCGGTATTTCGAACCAGAGGTGCCGGCAAGAAATGCGGCGCCGGCTGAGAGGCGTTTTCAGCGTCGCTTCCAAGACGCATGGCCATCGGCCTATTTGGCGTCAGGACGATGCCTTGCTTTCGGATAATGGCCACAATCGTCTCGATCACCTTCCGGTAGTGGCTTTCGAGTTCGCTAGTGGGGATCGGCTCCTTCTTCAAAGCACGGATCACGTCGCGATAGTCCGCCGCCGGTATGCCTTTCTCGCGTGCCACCAACGGAGCGAGCTGTTGCATCGCCGCCCGCGTTTCCATGAACTCCAATTCAGCTCTTTGAATTAAAGACTGAGCGTCGATATCGACGCCGGTCCGCTTCAGGGCGTCAGCATATAACGCAGGAGGTAGCCTAGTATCCGTCCGGGCATGAGGCAGAACCTCGGAACGCAACCAAGCCGTATATTCGTTGGTCTGCTTATCAAGAGCATCGAGGGCATCCTCAGCTCCGGAGACCTTCAAGTCGATGAATAATTTGCGGATACCGATCATATAGGTATCGGCATTCCGTAGTGCCTGTTCGACTTCCGGTCTGGACGGACGCAGTAGCGTGCCATCGCCGACACGTTCCTCATACCGCTGTATTGCCAGCGTCATCAGAGGAACAGTGCCGGGAGCGAGACCCGCATAGCGCTTGAGACGATCAAGAGCGTGCCCTCTGCGTTCGGGGGGTGTCTGCTCCGACAAAAGACCGCGCAAACCCTCGAACACCAATTGGGACACGTCTTGCCAAGGCAAGACCAGCCGTTCCTGCAATTCGCTGCTTTCGATGTCGTCGGTTGCCGTCGCGATCATGATTTCAAGATCTTCGCGGACGTTCGGGTCGCGCTCGGTGTTGAGCTTTTCGTGCAATTCAGATTTGGCGGCAGCAACCGCCGCACGGAACCTGCGCACATTATCGGCTCTTAAGTCCGCGACACGATCATCGTAGCCGGCAACGCCGAATTTCGAGAACGACTCAGGTCTGAACGGCGCCTCTGCCCCGATCAGTATCTGCGCATAAGCATTGCTGCGCTCCACCCATGTTGGTTTCGTATCTACTGGAAGTGGCGAGAGATCCTGCGCAGTTGCAGGCAAGGACATCACAAAGAGACTGATGGCGATGATGACGCGAACTTTGTTGAGGATGGCGAATTCTCCCGAGAGTTGAATTCCAAGCGGATCAACAAGACTGCACGGTCACCGTCGTGAGCGTTAGCTTCGGGTCCAAAGCTGACGCTTGTCCAGATTCGAGAATAATCAATCAATCCGTTCGTGGCGCTTCGCTACGACTGGCCAATTTCGATAGCGATCCTTCTGCAGCGGCGATCTCTTGCTTAACGCGTATGAAGCTGTCCGGATTTACAGAAATAGAATCGATCCCGTGCTCGATAAGGAAATGTGCAAATTCTGGATGGTCGCTCGGCGCCTGCCCGCAAATCCCGGTGTGTGTCCCGGTCTTTTGTGCTGCTGCAAGCAGATCTGAGATCATCAAGGTGACCGCCTCGTGCCGCTCGTCGAACAAGCCGCTAAGTCTTTCACTATCGCGGTCAATGCCGAGCACGAGTTGAGTGAGATCATTTGAGCCAATCGAAAATCCATCGAAGCGTTCTGCGAACCGCTCTGCCAACCGTATGTTCGAGGGCAGCTCAGCCATGACGTAAACTTCGAGTCCTTCTTTGCCCCGCATTAGTCCATGACTTGCCATCTCGGAAAGGACGCGATCCGCTTCCTCAGGCGTGCGGCAGAATGGGATCATCATTATGATATTGGAAAGCCCGATTTCCTCGCGCGCCCGGCGGATGGCCCGGCACTCCAATGCGAAACCCTCACGATAGTCTGGATGGTAGTAACGGCTCGCTCCGCGCCAGCCCAGCATTGGATTTTCCTCTTTGGGTTCGAAACCAGCTCCCCCAATGAGTTTGGCATATTCGTTGGTCTTAAAGTCACTCATCCGAACGACAACTGGGTTGGGATAATGCGCGGCGGCGATGAGTGCGATGCCGCGAGCAAGAGTATCGACGAAATAGTCCTGCTTCGAGTCGAAACCGTGAGTGAGACATTCAATTTGGTTGCGAACCTTTTCGTCCTTGATCTCGTCGAAGCGCACCAAGGCCATGGGATGAACCTTGATGTAGTTGCTGATGATGA
Protein-coding sequences here:
- a CDS encoding cytochrome c; this encodes MRASLLFVPLVFLPLVSAGAEEVDANRLELGEMPYMTYCALCHGMGTDTGMFAEALKRPAPDLTLIAKRNGGMFPEGRVKAIIRDGGVSGHGTMRLLAWERYFRKDTPPEHADQVIDDITSYLEKHQAP
- a CDS encoding BON domain-containing protein, coding for MSDIQLRQFVIDELEFEPSIDATNIGVAADDGIVTLTGHVRSYAEKIAALQAVRRVKGVRAVAQEIEVRYPGEHKTADEEIAKRVLNVLKWHAMIPHEDVKVTVEKGWVNLSGTVDWHYQKKAVEDAIKKLLGVIGVTNSISVKASVQTADIKKKIEAALARSAQVEANAIRINVSNDNRVSLEGVVDSWEDHDVVENAAWSVPGVQWVDDRLTVSS
- a CDS encoding CBS domain-containing protein produces the protein MKVRDVMHKGAEWVSPQTPLSQVAQLMKDLDIGALPVGENDRLVGMVTDRDITCRAIAGSQDVSKMTAQNVMSKGIVYCTAEEELEDALRLMETKKIRRLPVIDGKKRMVGMLSIGDVSHAAPRSVSGEVITAVSAHHA
- a CDS encoding DUF3775 domain-containing protein: MTRIISENEPVELQISPEKVCFVIIKAHEFDAKDVVTEPDPGSNASDDRMAEVLEDHNDDPSLQELTSFINAMTEDEQIDLVALAWLGRGDYTAADWLEVRKEAASAHNRYTARYLLGIPTLGDFLEEGLSLLGYSCEEFEINRL
- a CDS encoding DUF2267 domain-containing protein, which codes for MGHTRVIAEWRSHAKAPSRTRRTLIKSISSRRIWKFGLLARLSRSGFEPSGRLRSGRMIMTMPPSLAHAIQKIQEWLNELSEKGDLADGQEALGVLRGVLHHLRDRLTLEEAVDLGAQLPIIVRGIYYEGWQPRKGPSKVTTRQEFVEEISGRDFPNAVPAERAIRDVFALLAHHCDPGEIADVISQLPAELKALWPDTAQTFRKRAQRSADS
- a CDS encoding DUF885 domain-containing protein, producing MERSNAYAQILIGAEAPFRPESFSKFGVAGYDDRVADLRADNVRRFRAAVAAAKSELHEKLNTERDPNVREDLEIMIATATDDIESSELQERLVLPWQDVSQLVFEGLRGLLSEQTPPERRGHALDRLKRYAGLAPGTVPLMTLAIQRYEERVGDGTLLRPSRPEVEQALRNADTYMIGIRKLFIDLKVSGAEDALDALDKQTNEYTAWLRSEVLPHARTDTRLPPALYADALKRTGVDIDAQSLIQRAELEFMETRAAMQQLAPLVAREKGIPAADYRDVIRALKKEPIPTSELESHYRKVIETIVAIIRKQGIVLTPNRPMAMRLGSDAENASQPAPHFLPAPLVRNTGQQGTFVLSVNNPALGADGAFDDFNYPSAAWTLAAHEGRPGHELQFTAMLERGVSLARALFAANSVNSEGWALYAEAEMMPYEPLDGQLIALQFRLFRAARAMLDPMLNLGLIEREQASDLLTRDAVLSKAMVRQELDRYTFNMPGQATSYFYGYACIMELRMETELTLGNVFDRLAFNNFLLEEGPLPPALLAQAVRERFIPAQLAKR